In Ochotona princeps isolate mOchPri1 chromosome 22, mOchPri1.hap1, whole genome shotgun sequence, the following are encoded in one genomic region:
- the RBM38 gene encoding RNA-binding protein 38 isoform X2, producing the protein MADRAAAERACKDPNPIIDGRKANVNLAYLGAKPRSLQTGFAVGVQQLHPTLIQRTYGLTPHYVYPQAIVQPSVVIPAAPVPSLSSPYLEYTPASPAYAQYPPATYDQYPYAASPATATSFVSYGYPAAAMPQALSAAAPAGTTFVQYQAPQLQPDRMQ; encoded by the exons ATGGCTGACCGGGCGGCAGCTGAGAGGGCTTGCAAAGACCCTAATCCCATCATCGACGGCCGGAAGGCCAACGTGAACTTGGCTTATCTGGGCGCCAAGCCCAGGAGCCTGCAGACAG GTTTTGCCGTTGGTGTTCAGCAGCTACATCCCACCTTGATCCAGCGGACCTATGG GCTCACTCCGCACTACGTCTACCCGCAAGCCATCGTGCAGCCCAGCGTGGTGATCCCTGCAGCCCCAGTGCCCTCACTGTCCTCGCCCTACCTGGAGTAcaccccagccagcccagcctacGCTCAGTACCCACCAGCCACCTATGACCAGTACCCATATGCCGCCTCTCCTGCCACGGCCACCAGCTTCGTGAGCTATGGCTACCCGGCCGCCGCCATGCCCCAggccctctctgctgcggccccTGCAGGTACCACCTTCGTGCAGTACCAGGCCCCGCAGCTGCAGCCTGACCGCATGCAGTGA
- the RBM38 gene encoding RNA-binding protein 38 isoform X1, with translation MLLQPAPCAPSAGFPRPPAAPGAMHGSQKDTTFTKIFVGGLPYHTTDASLRKYFEGFGDIEEAVVITDRQTGKSRGYGFVTMADRAAAERACKDPNPIIDGRKANVNLAYLGAKPRSLQTGFAVGVQQLHPTLIQRTYGLTPHYVYPQAIVQPSVVIPAAPVPSLSSPYLEYTPASPAYAQYPPATYDQYPYAASPATATSFVSYGYPAAAMPQALSAAAPAGTTFVQYQAPQLQPDRMQ, from the exons ATGCTGCTGCAGCCCGCGCCCTGCGCCCCGAGCGCGGGCTTCCCGCGGCCCCCGGCCGCCCCCGGCGCCATGCACGGCTCCCAGAAGGACACGACGTTCACCAAGATCTTCGTGGGCGGCCTCCCTTACCACACGACCGACGCCTCGCTCAGGAAGTACTTCGAGGGCTTCGGGGACATCGAAGAGGCCGTGGTCATTACCGACCGCCAGACGGGCAAGTCCCGCGGCTACGGCTTT GTGACCATGGCTGACCGGGCGGCAGCTGAGAGGGCTTGCAAAGACCCTAATCCCATCATCGACGGCCGGAAGGCCAACGTGAACTTGGCTTATCTGGGCGCCAAGCCCAGGAGCCTGCAGACAG GTTTTGCCGTTGGTGTTCAGCAGCTACATCCCACCTTGATCCAGCGGACCTATGG GCTCACTCCGCACTACGTCTACCCGCAAGCCATCGTGCAGCCCAGCGTGGTGATCCCTGCAGCCCCAGTGCCCTCACTGTCCTCGCCCTACCTGGAGTAcaccccagccagcccagcctacGCTCAGTACCCACCAGCCACCTATGACCAGTACCCATATGCCGCCTCTCCTGCCACGGCCACCAGCTTCGTGAGCTATGGCTACCCGGCCGCCGCCATGCCCCAggccctctctgctgcggccccTGCAGGTACCACCTTCGTGCAGTACCAGGCCCCGCAGCTGCAGCCTGACCGCATGCAGTGA